Proteins encoded together in one Marinobacter sp. Arc7-DN-1 window:
- a CDS encoding substrate-binding domain-containing protein, which translates to MHTKKLNISPAWVFRTEDGELFEPVLFRLLESIRDTGKLTVAAEAAGISYRHAWNLLNRATHVFGLPLVIMRKGQGTSLSDLGEKLLWADHRVKARLGPQIDSMASELNDQVQQLLAGSHPVLRLHASHGYAVALLPEFPDQLEINLQYRNPEEALSALNNGECDLASFHFPTCPERAREILAHYRHHLSGNNLKLIRFVTRREGLMFRKNQQNRIQSLHDLADSQLRFIGRDRHSGTRILFNLLLKQQGLAEDAINRSPQQEFTHTAVAAFVAAGMADVGFGVEAAARQFGLTFVELAREHYLLLCREDRLNQTNLSRLIGLMRSEPFIGRLQELPGYAPDNPGEITTFEALIAGDSDNQESEGAGTKAEGFRQ; encoded by the coding sequence ATGCATACCAAGAAGCTCAACATATCTCCCGCCTGGGTCTTCCGGACCGAGGACGGTGAACTGTTCGAGCCGGTTCTGTTCCGCCTGCTCGAAAGTATCCGCGACACCGGCAAACTCACCGTCGCCGCCGAGGCGGCCGGCATCTCCTATCGGCACGCCTGGAACCTGCTTAACCGTGCCACCCATGTCTTCGGCCTGCCCCTGGTCATCATGCGCAAGGGCCAGGGCACCAGCCTGTCGGACCTCGGCGAAAAGCTGCTCTGGGCCGATCACCGGGTCAAGGCCCGGTTGGGGCCTCAGATCGACAGCATGGCCTCGGAACTCAATGACCAGGTCCAGCAGCTTCTGGCCGGCAGCCACCCGGTCCTGCGCCTGCATGCCAGCCACGGATACGCCGTGGCCCTGTTACCGGAGTTCCCGGACCAGCTGGAGATCAACCTCCAGTACCGCAATCCGGAAGAGGCCCTGTCGGCACTCAACAACGGTGAATGCGACCTGGCCAGTTTCCATTTCCCCACTTGCCCGGAACGGGCCCGGGAAATTCTCGCCCACTATCGCCATCATTTATCCGGCAACAACCTGAAGCTGATCCGCTTCGTCACCCGCCGGGAGGGGCTGATGTTCCGGAAGAACCAACAAAACCGGATCCAAAGCCTGCACGATCTTGCCGATTCTCAGTTGCGCTTCATCGGCCGGGACCGCCATTCCGGCACCCGAATTCTGTTTAACCTGCTGCTCAAGCAGCAGGGCCTGGCCGAAGACGCCATTAACCGGTCACCCCAGCAGGAATTCACCCACACCGCCGTTGCCGCCTTTGTGGCCGCCGGCATGGCGGACGTCGGTTTTGGCGTTGAAGCCGCCGCCCGGCAATTCGGCCTGACCTTTGTCGAGCTGGCCCGGGAACACTACCTCCTGCTGTGCCGGGAGGACCGGCTGAATCAGACAAACCTCTCTCGCCTTATTGGCCTGATGCGGTCCGAACCGTTCATTGGGCGTCTGCAGGAGCTGCCCGGTTACGCTCCGGACAACCCCGGCGAAATTACCACCTTCGAGGCGCTGATCGCCGGGGATTCAGATAATCAGGAATCGGAGGGTGCCGGAACCAAAGCAGAAGGGTTCCGGCAATAA
- a CDS encoding ankyrin repeat domain-containing protein, whose product MSHQKPGQPQKPANQKDEDAVAFAQGIFDLARNGGAGPLSVMLDAGVPVNMRTSEGESLLMLASRNGHSETVRLLLEKGADPGARNNEGETALTLAKTDSVRSLISDSNQ is encoded by the coding sequence ATGAGCCACCAGAAACCCGGCCAGCCGCAAAAGCCCGCCAACCAGAAGGATGAGGACGCCGTTGCCTTTGCCCAGGGTATTTTCGATCTCGCGCGCAATGGCGGTGCCGGCCCGCTCAGCGTGATGCTGGATGCCGGCGTACCGGTTAACATGCGCACCAGCGAGGGCGAAAGCCTGCTGATGCTCGCCAGCCGGAACGGTCATTCCGAGACGGTCCGCCTGCTACTGGAGAAAGGGGCTGATCCCGGGGCCCGGAATAACGAGGGTGAGACCGCGCTCACACTGGCGAAAACGGACAGCGTCCGGAGCCTGATCAGCGACTCGAACCAGTAA
- a CDS encoding formate dehydrogenase beta subunit, whose product MATKIFVPCDTTALSMGADEVARLIEYHAGARGVDIELVRNGSRGLCWLEPLVEIGTATGRIGYGPIEPDDVQALVDAGLFDGKSDHPLFLGPVADMPYLKRQQRLTFSRIGITDPLSIDDYRAHGGFGGLGRAVAMTPQAIVDEVKTSGLRGRGGAAFPTGIKWQTVHDEPWQQQKYIVCNADEGDSGTFADRLVMECDPFMLIEGMTIAGLAVGATRGYIYLRSEYPVAHRMLDEAIRRAEAAGYLGEDVRGSGRTFHLEVRLAAGAYICGEETSLLESLEGKRGLVRAKPPLPAIKGLFGQPTVVNNVLSFAAVPFILDQGGQAYADYGMGKSRGTLPIQLAGNIRQGGLIELAFGVSLKQILEDFGGGTFTGRPMKAVQVGGPLMAYMPESQWDTPMDYEAFAKLGAGIGHGGVVVFDDTVDMGAQARFAMEFCTVESCGKCTPCRIGSVRGVEVIDRIRAGENREANLALLEDLCETMVDGSLCAMGGMTPFPVQSVMKHFPDDLTA is encoded by the coding sequence ATGGCGACAAAAATCTTCGTGCCCTGCGATACCACCGCCCTGTCCATGGGCGCGGACGAGGTGGCAAGACTGATCGAGTATCACGCCGGCGCCCGGGGCGTGGACATTGAACTGGTGCGAAACGGTTCCCGCGGATTGTGCTGGCTCGAGCCGCTGGTGGAAATCGGGACCGCCACGGGCAGGATCGGTTACGGCCCTATTGAACCGGACGACGTTCAGGCTCTGGTGGACGCCGGCCTGTTCGATGGCAAATCCGATCACCCGCTGTTTCTCGGCCCGGTGGCGGATATGCCCTACCTCAAACGCCAGCAGCGCCTGACCTTTTCACGGATTGGTATTACCGATCCACTGTCTATTGATGATTATCGGGCCCATGGTGGTTTTGGGGGGCTGGGCAGGGCCGTGGCCATGACGCCCCAGGCGATTGTGGATGAAGTAAAAACTTCGGGCCTGCGTGGCCGGGGTGGTGCGGCGTTCCCCACCGGCATCAAGTGGCAGACAGTTCATGATGAGCCCTGGCAGCAGCAAAAATACATCGTCTGCAATGCCGATGAGGGCGATTCCGGAACCTTCGCCGACCGGCTGGTGATGGAGTGCGACCCGTTCATGCTGATCGAAGGCATGACCATTGCCGGGCTGGCCGTCGGTGCGACCCGGGGCTATATCTACCTGCGCTCGGAATACCCGGTGGCGCATCGCATGCTGGACGAAGCTATCCGCCGCGCCGAGGCGGCCGGCTATCTGGGCGAGGATGTCCGGGGCAGTGGTCGTACTTTCCACCTGGAAGTGCGACTGGCGGCGGGCGCCTACATTTGTGGGGAGGAGACGTCGCTGCTGGAAAGCCTGGAAGGCAAGCGGGGACTGGTGCGCGCCAAGCCGCCCCTGCCCGCCATCAAGGGGCTGTTTGGCCAGCCCACGGTGGTGAACAACGTGCTGTCGTTCGCGGCGGTGCCGTTCATTCTCGATCAGGGCGGCCAGGCCTACGCCGACTACGGCATGGGCAAATCCCGGGGCACGCTGCCGATCCAGCTGGCGGGCAATATCCGCCAGGGCGGCCTGATCGAACTGGCCTTCGGCGTCAGCCTGAAGCAAATCCTGGAAGACTTTGGCGGTGGCACCTTCACCGGTCGGCCCATGAAAGCCGTCCAGGTGGGCGGACCCCTGATGGCGTATATGCCCGAGAGCCAGTGGGACACACCGATGGATTACGAAGCCTTCGCCAAGCTCGGTGCGGGTATTGGCCACGGTGGTGTGGTGGTGTTTGACGACACCGTGGATATGGGGGCGCAGGCCCGTTTTGCCATGGAGTTTTGCACCGTGGAGTCCTGCGGCAAATGCACGCCCTGCCGGATCGGTTCGGTACGGGGAGTGGAAGTGATCGATCGCATCCGCGCCGGCGAGAACCGGGAGGCTAACCTGGCGCTGCTGGAAGATCTGTGCGAGACCATGGTTGATGGTTCCCTCTGCGCCATGGGCGGTATGACACCCTTCCCGGTGCAGAGTGTGATGAAACATTTCCCGGACGACCTGACGGCCTGA
- a CDS encoding formate dehydrogenase subunit gamma, translating to MSEQINQQPGGSTRPSAGDWTPDMIRDEVDALKHKPGALLPILHAVQNRIGYIPEGAVAIIAGMLQQTRAEVHGVISFYHHFRTHPVGSKVIHVCRAEACQAMGGRALEDHIKSRLGVDYHGTTADNEFTLEPVYCLGNCACAPSIRVNDDIHGRVTPQKFDRLADKLTTSALDIR from the coding sequence ATGTCAGAGCAGATAAATCAACAACCGGGTGGCTCCACCAGGCCCAGCGCCGGCGACTGGACACCTGACATGATCCGGGACGAAGTGGACGCACTGAAGCACAAACCCGGCGCCCTGCTTCCCATTCTTCACGCTGTCCAGAACCGGATCGGCTACATTCCCGAAGGCGCGGTAGCCATCATTGCCGGGATGCTGCAACAGACCCGGGCCGAAGTGCACGGGGTAATCAGCTTCTACCATCATTTCCGCACTCACCCGGTGGGCAGCAAGGTCATCCATGTTTGCCGGGCAGAAGCCTGCCAGGCCATGGGTGGCCGCGCTCTGGAAGACCATATCAAGTCGCGGCTGGGTGTGGATTACCACGGCACCACCGCCGATAACGAATTTACCCTGGAGCCGGTGTATTGCCTGGGCAACTGCGCCTGTGCACCGTCCATTCGCGTGAACGACGATATCCATGGCCGGGTTACCCCGCAGAAGTTTGACCGCCTGGCGGACAAACTCACCACCTCCGCGCTGGACATCCGGTAA
- a CDS encoding NAD(P)/FAD-dependent oxidoreductase, with amino-acid sequence MDKLHHIVVVGGGAGGLELVTSLGDKLGKKRRARTTLVDAGLTHVWKPLLHEVASGSLDANANEINYRAHARKHHYEFQLGRMSGLDRTAKKLVIAPFHDEEGAEVVPERHISYDTLVIAVGSTANDFGTPGAQDNCLFLDSLKQARRFHKLMLNAFLRKNHKALQGAEHTLNISIIGAGATGVELAAELRLASRELPVYGMNHLQASDVSISVIEAADRILPALPARLSAAATRELEHQNVQVLTGQPVSEVREASIIMKDGTELPAEMTIWAAGIKAPAFLAELDGLEVNRSNQLVVEQTLQTTQDTDVFALGDCAACPQPDSDRPVPPRAQAAHQQADTLFKTLCNRLENGEAVPFVYNDHGSLINFSRYTTVGNLMGNLSGRSMYIEGKVARLFYLSLYRMHQVALHGMLRTGIIWLMDKISRAMHPRLKLH; translated from the coding sequence ATGGACAAACTTCATCATATTGTTGTGGTTGGCGGCGGCGCTGGTGGTCTTGAGCTGGTAACCAGCCTGGGCGACAAACTGGGAAAGAAGCGCAGGGCCAGAACTACCCTGGTGGATGCCGGGCTCACCCATGTCTGGAAACCCCTCCTTCACGAAGTCGCCTCCGGTTCCCTGGACGCCAACGCCAACGAGATCAACTACCGCGCCCATGCCAGGAAGCATCACTACGAATTCCAGCTCGGGCGCATGAGCGGGCTGGACCGCACCGCCAAAAAACTGGTCATTGCTCCGTTTCACGACGAAGAAGGCGCAGAAGTGGTGCCCGAGCGCCACATCAGCTACGACACCCTGGTCATCGCCGTGGGCAGCACCGCCAATGATTTCGGTACGCCCGGCGCCCAGGACAACTGTCTGTTCCTCGACAGCCTGAAACAGGCCAGGCGCTTCCACAAGCTCATGCTCAATGCCTTCCTGCGCAAGAATCACAAGGCACTGCAAGGTGCAGAGCACACCCTGAACATCAGTATTATCGGCGCCGGCGCCACCGGAGTGGAACTGGCGGCAGAACTTCGCCTGGCGTCCCGGGAGCTGCCGGTGTACGGAATGAATCACCTGCAGGCATCCGACGTCTCGATCAGTGTGATCGAAGCCGCTGACCGCATCCTGCCGGCACTGCCAGCCCGGCTCTCGGCCGCGGCCACGCGAGAGCTGGAGCACCAGAATGTACAGGTACTCACCGGCCAGCCGGTCAGCGAGGTCCGGGAGGCCAGCATTATCATGAAGGACGGCACCGAGCTGCCCGCCGAGATGACCATCTGGGCAGCCGGAATCAAGGCCCCGGCGTTCCTGGCCGAGCTGGACGGCCTGGAGGTGAACCGCAGCAACCAGTTGGTGGTGGAGCAGACCCTGCAGACTACCCAGGACACCGATGTCTTCGCCCTCGGTGACTGCGCCGCCTGCCCGCAACCGGATTCAGACCGGCCGGTACCGCCCCGGGCCCAGGCTGCCCACCAGCAAGCCGACACCCTGTTCAAGACCCTGTGCAACCGGCTTGAGAACGGCGAAGCTGTGCCATTCGTTTACAACGATCATGGTTCACTGATCAACTTCAGCCGCTATACCACCGTTGGCAACCTCATGGGCAATCTGTCAGGCCGCAGCATGTATATTGAAGGCAAGGTTGCGCGCCTGTTTTATTTGTCGCTTTACCGGATGCACCAGGTGGCGCTGCACGGCATGCTCCGCACCGGCATCATCTGGCTGATGGACAAAATCAGCCGTGCCATGCACCCGCGTCTCAAACTACACTAG
- a CDS encoding TetR/AcrR family transcriptional regulator translates to MARHARYDRKIALEKAVGLFWEKGYHGSSMKQIEQALDMRPGSIYATFGSKDGLFSEALAAYAEQGGLELAAHLKGYESIVDGLQDYLRGIACSCGGEDTPPSRACMIVKTLLESSNTHLALAAQANSILAAIEQSITELLEQARARGELVQSVDCRRLARLLQAQIMGLRSMGERKLEAQTIKELGDDMAAILDCYRTHH, encoded by the coding sequence ATGGCCAGACATGCACGCTACGACAGAAAAATCGCTCTGGAAAAAGCGGTGGGACTGTTCTGGGAGAAAGGCTACCACGGCAGCTCCATGAAACAGATTGAGCAGGCCCTTGATATGCGCCCGGGCAGTATTTACGCTACGTTCGGCAGTAAGGATGGCCTGTTTTCAGAAGCCCTGGCGGCCTACGCCGAACAGGGGGGGCTTGAACTGGCGGCCCACCTTAAAGGGTACGAGTCCATCGTTGACGGGCTACAGGACTACCTGCGCGGCATCGCCTGCAGTTGTGGCGGTGAAGATACACCACCCTCCCGGGCGTGCATGATCGTGAAAACACTGCTGGAATCCAGCAACACTCACCTGGCCCTGGCCGCCCAGGCCAACAGCATTCTTGCTGCCATCGAGCAGTCCATTACGGAACTGCTGGAACAGGCCAGGGCAAGGGGCGAGCTGGTGCAATCGGTGGATTGCCGGCGCCTTGCCCGGCTGCTTCAGGCCCAGATTATGGGGCTCCGATCCATGGGTGAGCGTAAGCTTGAGGCCCAGACCATAAAGGAGCTCGGCGACGACATGGCAGCTATTCTGGACTGTTACCGCACCCACCACTAG
- a CDS encoding spermidine synthase, with protein sequence MFNKGEIIHHTRDALGSILVIDYRKHRVLTFNSVFEQSKIDRRYPHLPVHEYNRAMLLPAAFAPPSHVTILGLGGGVMASAFHHLYPECRIHAVELRQAVLDTAREFFDLPVSNRLEVTIADARNALEKLPDASTGMILADLYNADRMSPAQAQRHFVDDCARVLGSNGWLVLNYHRTPDVEGLYFRQLKKHFTVLLMFKSKSNNTVIYASKQHFQSVHSKDPILAELETRLPIDWRRLMAKVSRLE encoded by the coding sequence ATGTTCAACAAGGGCGAGATTATTCATCACACCCGGGATGCCCTTGGAAGTATTCTGGTGATCGACTACCGCAAGCACCGGGTACTCACCTTCAATTCGGTGTTCGAGCAGAGCAAGATCGACCGGCGCTATCCGCATCTCCCGGTGCACGAATACAATCGGGCCATGCTGTTACCAGCGGCTTTTGCCCCTCCCAGCCATGTCACCATCCTCGGCCTCGGCGGGGGCGTTATGGCCAGCGCTTTCCATCATCTTTACCCGGAATGCCGGATTCACGCCGTGGAACTCCGGCAGGCGGTTCTCGATACCGCCCGGGAATTCTTTGACCTGCCCGTCAGCAATCGCCTTGAAGTCACCATCGCCGATGCCCGCAATGCGCTGGAAAAACTGCCAGACGCCAGCACCGGCATGATCCTGGCTGATCTTTATAACGCCGACCGTATGAGCCCCGCCCAGGCCCAGAGACACTTCGTGGATGACTGCGCCAGGGTGCTAGGCAGCAATGGCTGGCTGGTGCTGAATTACCATCGCACGCCGGATGTCGAGGGGCTGTATTTCAGGCAACTGAAGAAACACTTCACCGTGTTGCTGATGTTCAAAAGCAAGAGCAACAACACAGTCATTTACGCCAGTAAACAGCATTTCCAGTCAGTCCACTCAAAAGACCCGATTCTGGCGGAGCTGGAAACCCGGCTACCGATCGACTGGCGCCGCCTTATGGCCAAGGTCAGTCGCCTCGAGTGA
- a CDS encoding NosR/NirI family protein: protein MAGRIVLLFTCLFILPAADAELSDSKRAMIRELFPSATVIQDKLPDFPVYPVYQLQELLGYAYESVDHSRLQGFAGKPISLLIGLDTKGRFTGVKVLNHHEPVFLHGLGEEPLFAFVDQYEGRSLREQIIVSTSNSSRSGRTSDGSVVHFDGVSKATVSVLIINDTVLSSALKVARTKLEGFAQSAPTRAKPEFFEPLSWQQLVDRGYIGHWQASGEAIEAALGRPLSDYPVDIEPAGGEPFSELFFGYINSPMVGRNLLGNEGYQRLMQRLDDNAQVLAVMSRGVFPHVSEEFVPGSSPDRIGLIQNNLAVEMRDLNLLDQDLDFHAAGIPSFEARHLFRVGGNAGFNPGAQASLKLNVALARNHLMVDSTSLTIPVKFNDSLFETVEVAPNPRDMREPVWVGLWKERWWQISLLVLSLALLTMFFAKQRTLSRHPRLVHRFRWGFLFFTLFFIGFYAQGQLSVVNVYTLFLAIWDGFSLNVFLLDPVIFILWVYTFITLFIWGRGLFCGWLCPFGALQEMAAWLGEKLKFRQARIPEHWHRRLILIKYPILLGLVGTAFYSLTLAGQLAEVEPFKTSITLLFVRYWPFVVYAVGLLVTGMFIHKFYCRYLCPLGAGLAVLGRLRLFSWLDRVELCGNPCQHCKNACGINAIRKDGRVDYDECIQCLECVVILRDEEACVDKRLENRKRARQENILATDAS from the coding sequence ATGGCGGGGCGCATTGTGCTCCTTTTCACCTGTCTGTTTATCTTGCCCGCAGCCGACGCGGAATTGTCGGACAGCAAGCGGGCAATGATCCGGGAGCTGTTCCCCTCGGCAACCGTGATTCAAGACAAGTTGCCGGACTTTCCCGTGTACCCGGTGTATCAACTCCAGGAGCTGCTGGGTTATGCCTACGAGTCCGTGGACCACAGCCGTCTCCAGGGCTTCGCCGGCAAACCCATCAGTCTGCTGATTGGCCTGGACACCAAGGGTCGGTTTACCGGCGTAAAGGTGCTGAACCACCACGAGCCGGTCTTCCTGCACGGGCTGGGTGAAGAACCCCTGTTCGCCTTTGTAGACCAGTACGAAGGCCGTTCACTTCGGGAACAGATTATTGTCAGCACCTCAAATTCCAGCCGGTCCGGGCGTACCAGCGACGGCAGTGTGGTGCACTTTGACGGCGTCAGCAAGGCCACCGTGTCGGTACTGATCATCAACGACACCGTGCTTTCCTCGGCGCTGAAAGTCGCCCGCACCAAACTCGAAGGTTTTGCCCAGAGCGCCCCGACGCGGGCGAAACCGGAGTTCTTCGAGCCCCTGTCCTGGCAGCAGCTGGTGGACCGTGGCTATATCGGCCACTGGCAGGCCTCAGGAGAGGCCATTGAAGCGGCGCTCGGGCGGCCGCTCAGCGACTATCCGGTGGATATCGAGCCCGCCGGGGGTGAGCCCTTCAGCGAGCTGTTCTTCGGTTATATCAACTCGCCCATGGTCGGGCGTAACCTGTTGGGTAACGAAGGCTACCAGCGACTAATGCAAAGGCTCGATGACAACGCCCAGGTGCTCGCTGTTATGTCCCGTGGTGTGTTTCCCCATGTGTCCGAAGAGTTTGTCCCAGGCAGCTCACCGGACCGGATCGGCCTTATCCAGAACAACCTGGCCGTTGAAATGCGGGATCTGAACCTGCTTGATCAGGATCTGGACTTCCATGCTGCCGGCATCCCCTCGTTTGAGGCCCGCCACCTGTTCCGCGTCGGCGGTAACGCCGGCTTCAACCCCGGCGCCCAGGCCAGCCTCAAACTCAACGTGGCGCTGGCCCGAAACCATCTGATGGTAGATAGCACCTCACTGACAATACCTGTCAAATTCAATGATTCGCTGTTTGAAACCGTTGAGGTTGCCCCCAACCCCCGGGATATGCGGGAACCGGTGTGGGTCGGCCTCTGGAAAGAACGCTGGTGGCAGATCTCGCTGCTGGTTCTGAGCCTGGCATTACTGACAATGTTCTTCGCCAAACAGAGAACACTGAGCCGGCACCCGAGACTGGTGCACCGTTTCCGTTGGGGATTCCTGTTTTTTACTCTGTTCTTTATCGGCTTTTATGCACAGGGCCAGCTTTCGGTCGTCAACGTCTATACCCTGTTCCTGGCCATCTGGGACGGTTTTTCCCTGAATGTTTTCCTGCTCGACCCGGTGATTTTCATTCTCTGGGTCTATACCTTTATCACCCTGTTTATCTGGGGCCGGGGCCTGTTCTGCGGCTGGCTGTGCCCGTTCGGGGCCCTTCAGGAAATGGCCGCCTGGCTCGGGGAAAAACTGAAATTCCGTCAGGCCAGAATACCCGAGCACTGGCACAGGCGCCTGATCCTGATCAAATACCCGATTCTGCTGGGACTGGTAGGTACTGCGTTCTATTCTCTCACCCTGGCCGGGCAACTGGCGGAAGTGGAGCCCTTCAAAACCAGCATTACGCTGCTCTTCGTTCGCTATTGGCCATTCGTGGTTTACGCCGTTGGCCTGCTGGTGACCGGCATGTTCATTCACAAGTTCTACTGCCGCTACCTGTGCCCGCTCGGGGCAGGCCTTGCGGTGCTGGGCCGTCTCCGGCTGTTCAGCTGGCTGGACCGGGTCGAGCTCTGCGGCAATCCCTGTCAGCACTGCAAAAACGCCTGCGGCATCAACGCCATCCGCAAGGACGGCCGGGTAGACTACGATGAGTGCATTCAGTGCCTGGAGTGCGTCGTTATCCTGCGGGATGAGGAAGCCTGCGTCGACAAGCGGCTCGAAAACAGGAAACGGGCAAGGCAGGAAAACATTCTGGCAACCGACGCCAGCTGA
- a CDS encoding YbhB/YbcL family Raf kinase inhibitor-like protein, whose protein sequence is MKLKVQGIEEGQPIPEKFAFGVYSEEDHMSFGPNRNPEMVWEDTPEGAKSFVVMVFDPDVPSVADDVNQEGKTVSKDIPRVDFFHWLLVDIPASITRIPEGEDSDGVIPKGKDPGPGPIGVRGVNTYTQFLAGNPDMAGTYAGYDGPCPPWNDEIIHHYHFEVHALDVDSLGLEGEFDGNDVREAMAGHVLASTRVTGTYTLNPDLR, encoded by the coding sequence GTGAAACTGAAGGTTCAAGGCATTGAAGAAGGCCAGCCGATTCCGGAGAAATTCGCGTTCGGGGTCTACAGCGAAGAGGATCACATGAGCTTCGGGCCCAATCGGAACCCCGAGATGGTCTGGGAAGATACGCCGGAAGGAGCAAAAAGCTTTGTGGTAATGGTGTTTGATCCGGATGTGCCCAGCGTGGCGGATGATGTTAACCAGGAAGGTAAAACCGTCTCCAAAGACATTCCGCGGGTCGACTTTTTCCACTGGCTGCTGGTGGATATCCCGGCCAGTATTACCCGGATTCCGGAGGGCGAGGACAGTGATGGCGTGATCCCCAAGGGCAAGGATCCCGGTCCGGGGCCCATCGGTGTCCGTGGTGTCAACACTTACACCCAGTTCCTGGCCGGCAACCCGGACATGGCAGGCACCTATGCCGGTTATGACGGTCCCTGTCCGCCGTGGAACGATGAAATCATTCACCACTACCATTTTGAAGTGCACGCACTGGATGTGGACAGTCTGGGCCTTGAGGGCGAGTTTGATGGTAACGACGTGCGCGAGGCGATGGCCGGCCACGTACTGGCCAGTACCCGGGTAACCGGTACCTACACATTGAATCCCGACCTCCGTTAA
- the yghU gene encoding glutathione-dependent disulfide-bond oxidoreductase: MTDATYAPPKVWKWDSESGGRFANINRPIAGPTHDKELPVGKHPLQLYSLATPNGVKVTVMLEELLAQGFEGADYDAWPIRITEGEQFGSGFVEVNPNSKIPALMDHSSDPAIRVFESGSILLYLAEKFDAFLPRDIVRRTETLNWLFWQMGSAPMLGGGFGHFYAYAPEKYEYPINRYAMEVKRQLDVLDRQLANSRYIAGDEYTIADMAIWPWYGALVKNKVYEAAEFLEAHTYAHVLRWTDEIAQRPAVKRGRIVNRTWGEPNTQLHERHDASDFETRTQDKIGDGE, translated from the coding sequence ATGACCGACGCTACCTACGCACCACCGAAAGTCTGGAAATGGGACTCCGAGAGCGGGGGTAGATTTGCCAACATCAATCGCCCCATCGCCGGGCCCACCCATGACAAGGAACTGCCGGTTGGCAAACACCCGTTGCAGCTCTATTCGCTGGCGACACCCAACGGCGTGAAGGTCACCGTGATGCTGGAGGAGCTTCTGGCGCAGGGGTTTGAAGGGGCGGACTATGACGCCTGGCCGATCCGGATTACCGAAGGTGAGCAGTTTGGCAGCGGCTTTGTTGAGGTGAATCCCAACTCCAAGATTCCGGCACTCATGGACCACAGCTCCGATCCTGCGATCCGGGTGTTCGAATCCGGCTCGATCCTGCTGTACCTGGCGGAAAAATTCGACGCCTTCCTGCCCAGGGACATTGTCCGGCGCACAGAAACCCTGAACTGGCTGTTCTGGCAGATGGGCAGCGCCCCCATGCTCGGTGGCGGCTTCGGTCACTTCTATGCCTACGCGCCGGAGAAGTACGAATACCCGATCAACCGTTACGCCATGGAGGTCAAGCGCCAGCTGGATGTCCTGGACCGTCAGCTGGCAAATAGCCGCTATATCGCCGGTGATGAGTACACCATTGCCGATATGGCGATCTGGCCCTGGTACGGCGCCCTGGTGAAGAACAAGGTTTATGAGGCTGCCGAGTTCCTGGAAGCTCACACCTATGCCCATGTTCTCCGGTGGACGGACGAGATCGCCCAGCGGCCGGCGGTCAAGCGCGGGCGCATAGTGAACCGCACCTGGGGCGAGCCGAATACACAGCTGCACGAACGGCACGATGCCAGTGATTTCGAGACCCGGACCCAGGACAAAATCGGGGATGGCGAATGA